The following proteins are co-located in the Palleronia sp. LCG004 genome:
- a CDS encoding ABC transporter permease subunit: protein MTETTETSRGGKRDMLKTTFMALGMLPVLILLAIGFELLSGKFMTVNNISIVMQQASINIVLAAGMTFVILTGGIDLSVGSILAASAVGAVFVSLVDGYGMLGIPVGLALGLAFGLLNGVLIAFLKLPPFIVTLGSLTAVRGVARLMGSDTTVFNSNLPFAFIGNGDFLGIPWLAIIALGVVLLSWGILRATILGTWIYAVGGNQEAARLTGIKVWLVLLFVYGFSGLMSGVGGVMSASRLYAANGLQLGQAYELDAIAAVILGGTSLVGGIGSIWGTLIGALIIAVLSNGLILTGVSDIWQYIIKGLVIIVAVALDRYRIKGGART, encoded by the coding sequence ATGACCGAAACGACCGAGACCTCCCGCGGCGGCAAGCGCGACATGCTCAAGACGACGTTCATGGCGCTTGGCATGCTGCCGGTGCTCATCCTGCTGGCGATCGGCTTCGAACTGCTGAGCGGCAAGTTCATGACGGTGAACAACATTTCGATCGTCATGCAGCAGGCGTCGATCAACATCGTCCTCGCGGCGGGAATGACCTTCGTGATCCTGACGGGCGGCATCGACCTCAGCGTGGGTTCGATCCTCGCGGCATCGGCGGTTGGCGCGGTCTTCGTCTCGCTTGTCGACGGCTACGGCATGCTGGGCATCCCGGTGGGCCTCGCCCTGGGCCTGGCCTTCGGGTTGCTCAACGGCGTGCTCATCGCCTTCCTCAAGCTGCCACCGTTCATCGTGACGCTCGGATCGCTGACGGCCGTGCGCGGGGTCGCGCGGCTGATGGGCTCCGACACGACCGTCTTCAATTCGAACCTGCCCTTCGCCTTCATCGGCAACGGCGATTTTCTTGGCATTCCCTGGCTCGCCATCATCGCGCTCGGCGTCGTGCTGCTCTCGTGGGGCATCCTGCGCGCCACGATCCTCGGCACATGGATCTATGCCGTCGGCGGCAATCAGGAGGCCGCGCGCCTGACGGGGATCAAGGTCTGGTTGGTTCTGCTCTTCGTCTACGGCTTCTCGGGACTGATGTCGGGCGTGGGAGGTGTCATGTCGGCGTCCCGGCTCTATGCGGCCAATGGATTGCAGCTCGGCCAGGCCTATGAACTCGACGCCATCGCCGCCGTCATCCTCGGCGGCACCAGCCTCGTGGGCGGCATCGGTTCGATCTGGGGCACGTTGATCGGCGCGCTCATCATCGCGGTACTGTCGAACGGTCTGATCCTCACCGGGGTCTCGGACATCTGGCAATACATCATCAAGGGCCTCGTCATCATCGTGGCCGTCGCGCTCGACCGGTACCGCATCAAGGGCGGGGCACGGACGTGA
- a CDS encoding ABC transporter substrate-binding protein translates to MPRPFIVAALLFAPFAAIAQDYPITIGHAFGETVIEEKPERIASVGWANHEVPLALGVVPVGFARANWGDEDGDGVLPWVSDRLDQLGAEVPVLFDEGDGVDFEAVAGTDPDVILAAYSGISRQDYEVLSRIAPVVAYPEAAWTTTWREMIRQNAAGIGLASDGDALVAQLEARIAEAVAGHPELAGKTGMFVTHLDPRDLSTIGFYAAADQRVQFLRDLGLEIPEAVASASDAGQYSGRISAERVDMFDDVDVVVTYGDAARLSEMRENPLIAQFPAVARDAVVLLGNDAIGTAANPTPLSIGHVLDGYVEMLARAAAR, encoded by the coding sequence ATGCCCCGTCCGTTCATCGTCGCGGCCCTTCTGTTCGCGCCGTTTGCTGCAATCGCGCAGGATTATCCGATCACGATCGGGCATGCGTTCGGCGAGACGGTGATCGAGGAGAAGCCCGAGCGGATCGCGAGCGTCGGCTGGGCCAATCACGAGGTTCCGCTTGCGCTCGGGGTCGTGCCGGTCGGTTTCGCGCGGGCGAATTGGGGCGACGAGGACGGCGACGGGGTCCTGCCATGGGTGTCGGACAGGCTCGACCAGCTTGGGGCAGAGGTTCCCGTGCTCTTCGACGAGGGCGACGGCGTGGATTTCGAGGCCGTGGCCGGGACCGATCCCGACGTGATCCTCGCCGCCTATTCCGGCATCTCGCGACAGGATTACGAGGTGTTGAGCCGCATCGCGCCGGTCGTGGCCTATCCCGAGGCCGCGTGGACGACGACCTGGCGCGAGATGATCCGCCAGAACGCCGCCGGCATCGGTCTGGCATCCGATGGCGACGCGCTCGTCGCGCAGCTGGAGGCCCGGATCGCCGAGGCGGTGGCGGGCCATCCCGAACTGGCAGGCAAGACCGGCATGTTCGTCACCCATCTCGACCCGAGGGACCTCAGCACGATCGGTTTCTACGCCGCCGCCGACCAGCGGGTGCAGTTCCTGCGCGATCTCGGCCTGGAGATCCCCGAGGCGGTGGCGTCGGCAAGCGATGCCGGGCAATATTCCGGCCGGATCAGCGCCGAGCGCGTGGACATGTTCGACGACGTGGACGTCGTCGTGACCTACGGCGATGCAGCGCGCCTGTCCGAGATGCGGGAAAACCCGCTCATCGCGCAATTCCCGGCCGTCGCGCGGGATGCGGTCGTGCTTCTGGGTAATGACGCGATCGGGACCGCGGCGAACCCCACGCCGCTCTCAATCGGGCATGTGCTCGACGGCTATGTGGAGATGCTGGCCCGGGCGGCCGCTCGCTAG
- a CDS encoding siderophore-interacting protein → MNQRIAGHADIFHAGGTLRVRETASFLASVAETWDGFDLGCETTEAGALVLMAGIGTIELLPGAGHVEIRISGPNEGALFMLRETVEAVVGTVEPGSVADLDWSGTARHGALPPNFRLARIEDVAPIGKRFWRLTIRARDLAAFARDGLHLRLALPARGMPARWPVLNGTGRAEWPPADRLHVAVYTIREIDPAAGIIVIDIFRHAGGRTSDWMELAQPGEIVGLLGPGGGWFPEVAHLVLAGDETALPAIARMLEAAGPETTGTAILEMENRGDYPLPAVPQGVDLRVVERSAGEGIEAALGEADLGPEGARHVWVAVEKGRAAAIRAHLRVRRGLGRRESCVSGYWSRD, encoded by the coding sequence ATGAACCAGAGGATCGCGGGACATGCGGACATCTTTCACGCGGGCGGTACGCTGCGTGTTAGGGAGACCGCGTCCTTCCTCGCATCCGTCGCCGAGACATGGGACGGGTTCGACCTTGGCTGCGAGACGACAGAAGCGGGCGCGCTCGTCCTTATGGCGGGGATCGGAACGATCGAGCTTTTGCCGGGCGCGGGGCATGTCGAGATCCGCATCTCGGGGCCGAACGAAGGCGCGCTTTTCATGTTGCGCGAAACGGTCGAGGCGGTCGTCGGCACCGTCGAACCCGGAAGCGTCGCGGACCTCGACTGGTCGGGGACCGCACGCCACGGCGCGCTTCCTCCGAATTTCCGCCTTGCCCGGATCGAGGATGTCGCGCCGATCGGCAAGCGGTTCTGGAGGCTGACAATCAGGGCGCGGGATCTCGCGGCCTTCGCGCGCGACGGGCTGCATCTGCGGCTGGCATTGCCCGCACGCGGGATGCCCGCGCGCTGGCCCGTCCTGAACGGGACGGGCCGCGCCGAATGGCCGCCCGCCGACCGTCTGCACGTGGCAGTCTATACGATCCGCGAGATCGATCCGGCGGCGGGGATCATCGTGATCGACATCTTCCGTCATGCGGGCGGCCGGACCTCGGACTGGATGGAACTGGCCCAGCCCGGAGAGATCGTCGGACTGCTCGGCCCCGGCGGCGGCTGGTTTCCCGAGGTCGCGCATCTGGTCCTTGCGGGCGACGAAACGGCACTGCCCGCGATCGCCCGGATGCTCGAGGCAGCGGGGCCGGAGACCACCGGGACGGCCATCCTCGAGATGGAAAACAGGGGCGATTATCCGCTCCCCGCCGTTCCGCAGGGCGTGGACCTTCGTGTGGTCGAACGCTCTGCAGGCGAAGGGATCGAGGCGGCCCTGGGCGAAGCCGATCTCGGGCCCGAGGGGGCGCGTCATGTCTGGGTCGCGGTCGAGAAGGGCCGTGCCGCCGCGATCCGCGCCCATCTGCGGGTTAGGCGGGGCCTCGGCCGACGGGAAAGCTGCGTCTCGGGCTACTGGTCGCGCGATTGA
- a CDS encoding iron ABC transporter permease, which yields MSATVPLKLLAALALLGLAATLSVTVGTRNVPLGDVWAALAGRADTIGTAAVAVRLPRTALALLAGGALGLAGAIMQGFTRNPLADPGILGVNAGAALFVAIGIAWFGISGAAAYLWIGVAGAGCAGILVFAIASIGRDGATPLKLTLAGTATTISASAFVIAIILPRNDIAGTVQAWSVGGVGGASFDTLLPALPFLGVGLLLSFASARVLNALALGDEQATGLGQNVVTGRILAGVAAVVLSGTATALCGPIGFVGLIVPHLCRILGGTDHRVLLPASALGGAILLALSDVLGRVVARPNELDVGVVTAFVGAPFFIWTVRRQRIRGL from the coding sequence ATGTCGGCGACAGTCCCGCTGAAGCTTCTGGCCGCTTTGGCGCTGCTGGGCCTGGCCGCCACGTTGTCGGTGACGGTCGGGACGCGGAACGTGCCGTTGGGTGATGTCTGGGCCGCTTTAGCGGGCCGTGCGGACACGATCGGGACGGCGGCCGTCGCGGTACGGCTGCCGCGCACGGCACTGGCGCTTCTGGCGGGGGGCGCGCTGGGTCTTGCCGGGGCGATCATGCAGGGCTTTACCCGCAATCCGCTCGCCGATCCGGGGATCCTCGGAGTGAATGCCGGGGCCGCGCTTTTCGTCGCGATCGGCATCGCTTGGTTCGGGATCTCGGGGGCGGCGGCCTATCTCTGGATCGGCGTGGCGGGGGCGGGATGCGCCGGCATCCTCGTCTTCGCGATCGCGTCGATCGGGCGGGACGGGGCCACGCCGCTGAAGCTGACGCTCGCCGGGACCGCGACGACGATCAGCGCATCGGCCTTCGTCATCGCCATCATCCTCCCGCGCAACGACATCGCCGGCACCGTGCAGGCCTGGTCCGTCGGCGGTGTCGGAGGCGCGAGCTTCGACACGCTGCTGCCGGCGCTGCCGTTCCTCGGCGTGGGATTGCTGCTGAGCTTCGCCTCGGCGCGGGTGCTGAATGCCCTGGCGCTCGGCGACGAGCAGGCCACGGGGCTGGGCCAGAATGTCGTGACCGGCCGGATCCTCGCCGGGGTCGCGGCGGTCGTGCTGTCGGGGACGGCGACGGCGCTTTGCGGGCCGATCGGGTTCGTGGGACTGATCGTGCCGCATCTCTGCCGGATACTCGGCGGGACCGACCACCGCGTGCTGCTGCCGGCCTCGGCGCTCGGCGGGGCGATCCTGCTGGCGCTGTCGGACGTTCTGGGGCGCGTCGTCGCGCGGCCGAACGAACTCGACGTGGGCGTGGTCACGGCCTTCGTCGGCGCGCCGTTCTTCATATGGACGGTCCGGCGGCAGAGGATCCGCGGGCTGTGA
- a CDS encoding DeoR/GlpR family DNA-binding transcription regulator, with translation MEEKLRLDIVLDALGRSQFLSVNEIRDLVGVSAATVRRDIDKLARSGRANKVYGGVTAPNGDHRHRSVALPFVDNRDIEVAAKRGIAAAAAGLVRDGSQIIVHAGSTCFHFGVRIATRNVRVTTHSMPLAAYLGEHGTCQLTVGGGDLHREPGLLYDAGKLDGEFFAQQFFVGALGVGPEGILESHPLLVRFVQHFADRANEVVLLVDSRKFEERPPSVALPLWRVARIVTDTGLTDTHRTMIEDAGVQLTIAEPEHAP, from the coding sequence ATGGAGGAGAAGCTCAGGCTCGACATCGTTCTCGACGCCCTCGGCAGGAGCCAGTTCCTGTCGGTCAACGAGATCCGCGACCTCGTCGGCGTCTCGGCCGCGACCGTCCGGCGCGACATCGACAAGCTCGCCCGCTCGGGCCGTGCCAACAAGGTCTATGGCGGCGTGACCGCGCCGAACGGCGATCATCGCCACCGCTCCGTCGCGCTGCCCTTCGTCGACAATCGCGACATCGAGGTCGCAGCCAAGCGCGGCATCGCCGCCGCGGCGGCCGGACTGGTGCGCGACGGCAGCCAGATCATCGTCCATGCCGGCTCGACCTGCTTCCATTTCGGCGTCCGCATCGCCACGCGCAACGTTCGCGTCACGACCCATTCCATGCCGCTTGCCGCCTATCTCGGCGAACACGGCACCTGCCAGCTCACCGTCGGCGGCGGCGATCTGCACCGCGAACCGGGGCTGCTCTACGACGCGGGCAAGCTCGACGGCGAGTTCTTCGCCCAGCAGTTCTTCGTGGGCGCGCTCGGGGTCGGCCCCGAGGGGATCCTCGAATCGCACCCTCTCCTCGTCCGGTTCGTCCAGCATTTCGCCGATCGCGCGAACGAGGTCGTCCTTCTCGTCGACAGCCGCAAGTTCGAGGAACGTCCGCCCTCGGTCGCGCTGCCGCTCTGGCGGGTCGCCCGGATCGTCACCGATACGGGGCTGACCGACACGCATCGCACGATGATCGAGGATGCGGGCGTGCAACTCACCATCGCAGAGCCGGAACACGCGCCATGA
- a CDS encoding ABC transporter substrate-binding protein, giving the protein MRLLTTLTLGTAMAAGLAATATAQDKTLESVGISVGLLGNPFFVATIEGITDAAREINPDVDITSVSADYDLNKQVSQIDSFVASGVDIIMLNAVDDSAIAPAVERAKQAGVTVAAFDVSAPGAQVTVMTDNVAAGTIACQYIVDELGGEGNVAIIKGPSSSSLNDRFRGCSEVFAENDGINVVSDDQNGMASRDGGLAVMQGLLTRFDDLDAVFGANDPMALGAQLAARQLDRDGIIITGVDGAPDTEDALKTEGSLLKASASQDPYGMAAEAMRLAYDVFQGNPPEEETVLIAPELITADNVDEYQGWTADR; this is encoded by the coding sequence ATGCGTTTGCTGACCACACTCACGCTCGGAACGGCCATGGCGGCGGGTCTCGCAGCCACGGCAACGGCCCAGGACAAGACGCTCGAAAGCGTCGGAATCTCGGTGGGCCTTCTCGGGAACCCGTTCTTCGTCGCAACCATCGAGGGCATCACCGACGCCGCCCGCGAGATCAATCCCGACGTGGACATCACCTCGGTCTCGGCCGATTACGATCTCAACAAGCAGGTGAGCCAGATCGACAGCTTCGTCGCCTCCGGCGTCGACATCATCATGCTCAACGCCGTCGACGACAGCGCCATCGCCCCCGCGGTCGAACGCGCGAAGCAGGCCGGCGTGACCGTGGCGGCCTTCGACGTTTCGGCACCCGGCGCGCAGGTCACGGTCATGACCGACAACGTCGCCGCAGGCACCATCGCCTGCCAGTACATCGTCGACGAGCTCGGCGGCGAGGGCAACGTCGCGATCATCAAGGGCCCATCCTCGTCCTCGCTTAACGACCGCTTCCGCGGCTGCTCCGAGGTCTTCGCCGAGAATGACGGGATCAACGTCGTCTCTGACGACCAGAACGGCATGGCCTCGCGCGATGGCGGCCTTGCGGTGATGCAGGGCCTCCTGACCCGCTTCGACGATCTCGACGCGGTCTTCGGGGCGAACGATCCGATGGCGCTCGGCGCGCAGCTCGCCGCGCGTCAGCTCGACCGCGACGGCATCATCATCACAGGCGTGGACGGTGCGCCCGATACCGAGGACGCGCTCAAGACCGAAGGGTCGCTGCTGAAGGCATCTGCCAGCCAGGACCCCTACGGCATGGCCGCCGAGGCGATGCGCCTCGCCTACGACGTCTTCCAGGGCAACCCGCCCGAGGAGGAAACCGTGCTGATCGCCCCCGAACTCATCACGGCCGACAACGTGGACGAGTATCAGGGCTGGACGGCCGACCGCTGA
- the araD gene encoding L-ribulose-5-phosphate 4-epimerase AraD, translating to MPAADLKKHVCDANLATVRFGLVLSTFGNASGIDREAGRIAIKPSGVPYDRMTPDDMVSVRLDGAILDNHYRPSSDLDTHLVLYRAFDGIGGVVHTHSTFATIFAQAMIPIPCFGTTQADYFRGTIPVTRHLTEDEIADSYVASTGQVIVDAFEDRDPLEIPAALVAGHGPFVWGRTPNEAVQNAQILEECARMAWHAMQLRPDLEELPSALRDRHFLRKHGRNATYGQGETA from the coding sequence ATGCCAGCCGCCGATCTCAAGAAACACGTGTGCGATGCGAACCTCGCGACCGTGCGCTTCGGACTGGTCCTGTCGACCTTCGGCAATGCGAGCGGCATCGACCGCGAGGCCGGTCGCATCGCGATCAAGCCCTCCGGTGTGCCCTACGACCGCATGACGCCCGACGACATGGTGTCGGTGCGCCTCGACGGCGCGATCCTCGACAACCATTACCGGCCTTCCTCCGATCTCGACACGCATCTGGTGCTCTATCGCGCATTCGACGGGATCGGCGGGGTCGTGCATACCCATTCGACCTTCGCCACGATTTTTGCGCAGGCGATGATCCCGATCCCGTGCTTCGGCACGACGCAGGCCGACTATTTCCGCGGCACGATCCCCGTGACCCGTCACCTGACCGAGGACGAGATCGCCGACAGCTACGTGGCCTCGACCGGTCAGGTCATCGTTGACGCCTTCGAGGATCGCGACCCGCTCGAAATCCCCGCCGCGCTCGTCGCGGGCCACGGTCCCTTCGTCTGGGGCCGCACCCCGAATGAAGCCGTCCAGAACGCCCAGATCCTAGAGGAATGCGCGAGGATGGCATGGCACGCGATGCAGCTTCGTCCCGATCTCGAGGAATTGCCGTCGGCCCTCAGGGACAGGCACTTCCTGCGCAAGCACGGCCGCAACGCGACCTACGGCCAGGGAGAGACCGCATGA
- a CDS encoding sugar ABC transporter ATP-binding protein: MTRQTPLLEMRDISKTFGSIRALQNVSLSAYGGEVHSLMGENGAGKSTLMKVLSGAHRPDPGGEVLVAGKPMPLGDPKLSKARGVAVIYQELALAPNLDVAQNVFLGAEPHSAGMVDRRAMLSRTRPILDRLGVGFDAETRVSTLSLGERQLVEIARAMSTDAKIIVMDEPTTSLSERETEKLFDVIAGLKRDGIAVLYISHRMDEIYRLSDRCSVLRDGEYVGTLEKDEVEAERLVSMMVGRDLSSFYKKDHAPDPEHREAVLRVDNLGDGRKVKECSFEVARGEVLGIAGLVGSGRTELMRLIYGADPARTGRIWLEGEDVTPRTPGDALRHGIAYLTEDRKELGLFLDMTLSDNISMAVAEHDAHPGGLRNFAKAARRAKDAISSLGIRTASARASAGSLSGGNQQKVLLARLLEARPKVLLLDEPTRGVDVGAKSEIYRLIDELAKGGLAVVVVSSELPEIIGISDRCLVMREGRIAGEVAARPGKPIEQEAIMTLSTGAKTRKPEETQQ; the protein is encoded by the coding sequence ATGACCCGACAGACCCCCCTGCTGGAGATGCGCGACATCTCCAAGACCTTCGGCTCGATCCGTGCGCTGCAAAACGTCTCGCTCAGCGCCTATGGCGGCGAGGTCCATTCGCTGATGGGCGAGAATGGGGCCGGCAAATCCACTCTGATGAAAGTCCTGTCGGGCGCGCACCGCCCCGATCCAGGCGGAGAGGTCCTCGTCGCGGGCAAGCCGATGCCGCTCGGTGATCCCAAGCTTTCAAAGGCCCGCGGCGTCGCGGTCATCTACCAGGAACTCGCCCTCGCGCCCAATCTCGACGTCGCGCAAAATGTCTTTCTGGGGGCCGAGCCGCATTCTGCCGGCATGGTCGACCGGCGCGCGATGCTTTCGCGGACGCGCCCCATACTCGACCGGCTGGGCGTCGGCTTCGATGCCGAGACCCGTGTCTCGACCCTTTCCCTTGGAGAGCGTCAGCTCGTCGAGATCGCCCGCGCCATGTCGACCGACGCGAAGATCATCGTGATGGACGAGCCGACGACCTCGCTGTCCGAACGCGAAACGGAAAAGCTATTTGACGTGATCGCGGGGCTCAAGCGCGACGGCATCGCGGTTCTCTACATCTCGCACCGCATGGACGAGATCTATCGCCTCTCTGATCGCTGCTCGGTCCTGCGCGACGGAGAATATGTCGGCACGCTCGAGAAGGACGAGGTCGAGGCCGAGCGGCTCGTCTCGATGATGGTGGGCCGCGATCTGTCGAGTTTCTACAAGAAGGACCACGCACCCGACCCCGAGCATCGCGAGGCCGTGCTCCGCGTCGACAATCTCGGCGACGGGCGCAAGGTCAAGGAATGCTCGTTCGAAGTGGCCCGCGGCGAGGTGTTGGGCATCGCGGGCCTTGTCGGGTCGGGCCGGACCGAGCTCATGCGCCTCATCTACGGTGCCGATCCCGCTCGCACGGGCCGCATCTGGCTCGAGGGCGAGGATGTCACGCCCAGGACCCCCGGTGATGCCCTTCGTCACGGCATCGCCTACCTCACCGAGGACCGGAAGGAGCTCGGGCTCTTCCTCGACATGACGCTTTCGGACAACATCAGCATGGCGGTGGCCGAACACGACGCCCATCCGGGCGGCCTGCGCAACTTCGCGAAGGCCGCCCGGCGGGCGAAGGACGCGATCTCCTCGCTTGGGATCCGTACGGCCTCTGCGCGGGCGAGCGCAGGCTCGCTCTCGGGAGGGAACCAGCAGAAGGTACTGCTTGCCCGCCTGCTTGAGGCACGGCCCAAGGTCCTGCTCCTCGACGAGCCCACCCGCGGCGTGGATGTCGGTGCCAAGTCCGAGATCTATCGCCTGATCGACGAGCTCGCCAAGGGTGGCCTCGCGGTCGTCGTGGTCTCGAGCGAACTGCCCGAGATCATCGGCATCTCCGACAGGTGCCTCGTCATGCGCGAGGGGCGCATCGCGGGCGAGGTCGCCGCGCGCCCGGGCAAGCCCATCGAACAGGAGGCGATCATGACCCTTTCGACCGGCGCGAAAACCCGCAAACCGGAGGAAACACAGCAATGA